In one Macaca fascicularis isolate 582-1 chromosome 6, T2T-MFA8v1.1 genomic region, the following are encoded:
- the GAPT gene encoding protein GAPT gives MLKSCGNNLVAISVGISLLLLLVVCGIGCVWHCKHHVATRFTLPRFLQRRSSRRKVCTKTFLGPRIVGLRHKISVETQDHKSAVKGNNIHKNYENVEAGPPKVKGKTDKELYENTQQSNFEEHIYGNETSSDYYNFQKPRPSEVPQDEDIYILPDSY, from the coding sequence ATGTTGAAAAGCTGTGGAAATAATTTAGTGGCCATTTCTGTAGGAATTTCACTTCTTTTACTCTTAGTGGTTTGTGGAATTGGGTGTGTTTGGCACTGTAAACACCATGTTGCCACACGATTTACCTTACCGAGGTTTTTgcaaaggagaagcagcaggAGAAAAGTCTGTACTAAAACATTCTTGGGCCCCCGCATCGTTGGCTTAAGGCATAAAATCTCAGTTGAAACCCAAGACCACAAATCTGCTGTCAAGGGAAATAACATACACAAAAActatgaaaatgtggaagcaggtCCTCCCAAAGTTAAAGGAAAAACCGATAAGGAACTATATGAAAACACACAGCAGTCCAATTTCGAGGAGCATATCTATGGAAATGAGACATCTTCTGACTATTATAACTTCCAGAAGCCTCGTCCTTCTGAAGTTCCTCAAGATGAAGATATATACATTCTTCCAGATTCATATTAG